The stretch of DNA CCCGCGGTCGCCGCCGCCATCGTGTACGCGCTGCCCGCCGTCATCCGCATCACCACGCAGGGCCTGCGCCAGGTCAACGGCGCCGCGATGGAGTCGTCCCGCTCCCTCGGCGCCACCAACTGGCAGCAACTGCGCCAGGTCCAGCTCCCGCTGGCCCGCCCGGCGCTCCTGCTCGCCGTCAACCAGGCGGTCGTCCTCATCCTCGCCGTCGTCGTCATCGGCGGCCTCGTGGGCGGTGGCGCGCTCGGTTACGAAGCGGTGTTCGGCCTCGCGCAGGGCGACCTGGCCACGGGTCTCGTGGCGGGTACGGCGATCGTGTGCCTCGGTCTGATGCTGGACCGGGTCACGCAGCCCACGGAACGCCGCACGAAGAAGGGTGCGTGACATGCGAGTACGTACGCGTGTGATGCGAGTGATCAGTGCGGCAACGGCGGGCTGTGCCTTGCTCGCCCTCTCGGGCTGCGCCTCCGACATGACCAAGCAGGCGTCCCCGTACGCCAACGCCGAGGGCGCCAAGACCGTGACGCTGTCCGTCCAGTCCTGGGTCGGCGCGCAGGCGGACGTGGCTGTCGCCGAGTATCTGCTCAAGCACGAGCTCGGCTACCGGGTCGACAAGGTCCAGATCGACGAGGTCCCCGCCTGGGACGCGCTCAGCCAGGGCCGCGTCGACGCGATCATGGAGGACTGGGGCCACCCGGACCAGGAACAGCGCTACATCAAGGACAAGAAGACGATCGTCCCCGGCGGCGACGTCGGGGTCACCGGGCACATCGGGTGGTACGTCCCCACGTACTTCGCGAAGAAGCACCCGGACGTCACCAACTGGAAGAACCTCAACAAGTACGCGAAGGACTTCCGCACCTCCGAGAGCGGCAGCAAGGGCCAGCTCATGGACGGCTCCCCTTCGTACGTCACGAACGACAAGGCCCTGGTGAAGAACCTCGGCCTGGACTACGAGGTCGTCTTCGCGGGTTCCGAGGCGGCGCAGATCACGCAGATCGAGCAGTTCGCCAAGCAGCAGAAGCCGTTCCTGACGTACTGGTACAAGCCGCAGTGGCTGTTCAAGAAGGTGCCGATGACGGAGGTGAAGCTGCCCGAGTACAAGGAGGGCTGCGACGCCGACCCCGCCAAGATCAAGTGCGCCTATCCGCATACGCCCCTGCAGAAGTACTTCAATGCCGACTTCGCCAAGAAGGGCGGCGACGCGGCGGAGTTCCTGAAGAACTTCAAGTGGTCGGAGGAGGACCAGAACGAGGTCTCGCTGATGATCGCGGACAAGAAGATGTCACCGGAGGACGCGGCGAAGGCCTGGGTCGCCGGCCATGAGTCGAAGTGGCGGGGCTGGCTTCCGAAGTAGCCGTGCGGGCGGCGGGGCGGGGAAACCTGAACCGCCGCTGCGCGCCGGTTCCTTCCCACCCGCCCACCCGGCACCCCGCGGTGGGCGGGGGACCTGGTGCCGCGCCGCCGCCGGCGTCGGGCCCCTGAACCGCCGCTGCGCGCCGGATCTCCCCCACCCACCCGCCCGATTGCCCCGTGGCGGATCTCTCGCCCCGGCACCCGCGGTGCGGGGACCTGGTGCCCCGTCGCCGTCGGCGGAACCCTGAACCGCCGCTGCGCGCCGGATCTTTCCCGCCCACCCGCCCGATTGCCCCGCGTGACCCCACCCACCCCCACGGGCCGCCCCCCGGTGCTCCGGGGCAATCGGGTGGGTGGGCGGGAGACATCCGCCGCGAAGCGGCGGTCTAGGGCGGTTCCACAGGAGCCGCGGCACCGCGCGTGAGCTGGGTGGCTGGCACAGGGCGGCGCCGTGCGCCAGCCGCAGGCCCGGTACGGGAGTGCTCTGCGCGCCCGGAGGCAGGGGCGCCGTGCCTCAGCTACCCCAGCCGGGAGGCGATTTCTCGCAAGGCTTCCGTTGACCGGATCTGCAACCCCGGGCCGAACGTGATCCGCGTGGCTCCGAGCGAGCCCAGCTCCCGCAGCGAGGGCCCGGACCCCGGCTTCGCGCCCACGTTGATGGGGCCCTCGATGCCTGCCCGCAGGGCGGGCAGAGCCTCCGGCGGCGCACCTATCGGGTAGACACAGTCCGCGCCCGCCTCGACGTACAGCCGAGCCCGCTCGACCGCCGCCCGCCCGGCATCCGCGACGCCCCGGATGAACGTGTCCACCCGCGCGTTGATGAACAACCCCCGGCCCGCGACAGAACGTACCTCCGCCAGCCGGTCCGCCTGCTCACGCGGATCCCTGAGGGCCCCGCCCGAAGACGCCGAGTCCTCCAGGTTGCAGCCCACCGCGCCCGTCTCCAGGAGCCGATCCACCAACTCCCTCGGCGTCAGCCCGTAACCGTCCTCGATGTCCGCGGACACCGGCACGGCCCCGCCGACCGCCCGCACGATCCGGGCCACCGCCGCGAACATCTCATCCGGCGGCACCTCCCCGTCCGCGTACCCGAGCGACGCCGCGACCCCCGCGCTCGGCGTCGCGAGGGCGGGGAACCCGGCGTCCACGAAGACCCGCGCGCTGGCCGCGTCCCACGGTCCGGGCAGGACCAGCGGGTCACCGGGCGCACGCCCATGATGCAGTGCACGGAACTCCTCCACGAGGCTCACGGCGCGTATCCTCCCGGCTCGATACGGCGGCTGACCATCACCCGGTTCCAGCTGTTGATGACGGTGATCACCCCGATGAGATGGGCCAGTTCGGATTCGGTGAAGTGCTTGGCCGCCGCCTCGTACGCCTCGTCGGGGACGAACCCGTCCGTCAGGACGGTGACCGCCTCGGTCAGCGCGAGAGCGGCCCGCTCCCGCTCGCTGAAGACCTCACCCGCCTCGGCCCACGCGTTGAGGAGCGCGACCCGCTTCGCCGTCTCGCCGCTCTTCACGGCGATGTCCACATGCATGTCCAGACAGAACGCACACGCGTTGATCTGCGAGGCCCGCATCATCACGAGCTCGGCGAGCACGGGGTCGCCGAGCCCCTTCTTCGCGGCAGCGCTCAGCGCGGACAGCGCGCTGGTGACGCCCTTGTCGAGGTGGGTGGTCCGAGCGCTCACTTCTGGTCCCCGGCCTTGTAGTGGCCCGGCACCTGACGCGTCGAGACGCCGAAGCGGTTCCACGCGTTGATCACCGTGATCGCGGCGATCAGCTGCGTCAGCTCCTGCTCATCGAAGAGGGCCGCGGCCCTGTCGTACACCGCGTCCGGCACGA from Streptomyces sp. BA2 encodes:
- a CDS encoding ABC transporter substrate-binding protein, translating into MRVISAATAGCALLALSGCASDMTKQASPYANAEGAKTVTLSVQSWVGAQADVAVAEYLLKHELGYRVDKVQIDEVPAWDALSQGRVDAIMEDWGHPDQEQRYIKDKKTIVPGGDVGVTGHIGWYVPTYFAKKHPDVTNWKNLNKYAKDFRTSESGSKGQLMDGSPSYVTNDKALVKNLGLDYEVVFAGSEAAQITQIEQFAKQQKPFLTYWYKPQWLFKKVPMTEVKLPEYKEGCDADPAKIKCAYPHTPLQKYFNADFAKKGGDAAEFLKNFKWSEEDQNEVSLMIADKKMSPEDAAKAWVAGHESKWRGWLPK
- a CDS encoding isocitrate lyase/phosphoenolpyruvate mutase family protein, translating into MSLVEEFRALHHGRAPGDPLVLPGPWDAASARVFVDAGFPALATPSAGVAASLGYADGEVPPDEMFAAVARIVRAVGGAVPVSADIEDGYGLTPRELVDRLLETGAVGCNLEDSASSGGALRDPREQADRLAEVRSVAGRGLFINARVDTFIRGVADAGRAAVERARLYVEAGADCVYPIGAPPEALPALRAGIEGPINVGAKPGSGPSLRELGSLGATRITFGPGLQIRSTEALREIASRLG
- a CDS encoding carboxymuconolactone decarboxylase family protein encodes the protein MSARTTHLDKGVTSALSALSAAAKKGLGDPVLAELVMMRASQINACAFCLDMHVDIAVKSGETAKRVALLNAWAEAGEVFSERERAALALTEAVTVLTDGFVPDEAYEAAAKHFTESELAHLIGVITVINSWNRVMVSRRIEPGGYAP